From Acidipropionibacterium acidipropionici, one genomic window encodes:
- a CDS encoding mycothiol-dependent nitroreductase Rv2466c family protein, giving the protein MTTTVDFWFDPACPWAWMTSRWMLEVEKVRDVHTVFHVMSLAVLNQGRDLPESYRAEMDRAWIGARAATGVVETYGQEAVRPFYTALGTRYHLQKAAHDQATVEAALSECGYDTGIARRATTDEFDEAMIASHHRGMDPVGQDVGTPVIHLHGMALFGPVISPAPKGEQAGELFDGFEKMVAYPGFFELKRSRTVGPIFD; this is encoded by the coding sequence ATGACGACGACAGTTGACTTCTGGTTCGATCCCGCCTGCCCCTGGGCCTGGATGACGTCGCGATGGATGCTCGAGGTGGAGAAGGTCCGCGATGTCCACACCGTCTTCCACGTGATGAGCCTGGCCGTGCTCAACCAGGGCCGCGACCTGCCCGAGAGCTACCGGGCCGAGATGGACAGGGCATGGATCGGCGCCCGGGCCGCCACCGGCGTGGTGGAGACCTACGGGCAGGAGGCGGTGCGCCCCTTCTACACCGCGCTGGGCACCCGCTACCACCTCCAGAAGGCGGCCCATGACCAGGCCACCGTCGAGGCCGCGCTGTCCGAGTGCGGCTACGACACCGGGATCGCGCGGCGGGCGACCACCGACGAGTTCGACGAGGCGATGATCGCCTCCCACCACCGGGGGATGGATCCGGTGGGCCAGGACGTCGGCACCCCGGTGATCCACCTCCACGGGATGGCCCTCTTCGGCCCGGTGATCTCCCCGGCACCCAAGGGGGAGCAGGCCGGGGAGCTCTTCGACGGCTTCGAGAAGATGGTGGCCTATCCCGGCTTCTTCGAGCTCAAGCGCAGCAGAACTGTAGGACCGATATTTGATTGA
- a CDS encoding GNAT family N-acetyltransferase gives MWIDPGLTLSGTLVRLEPLSTAHLDGLVEAVRDGDLGHRLWWTSTPTPESMAADIATKLAARDAGTMVPFACVRLADSQILGVTTYYDLDPRVPRLEIGYTWTRASAQGSGTNADSKLLLIEYAMEQLGCQRVGLRTKWTNQQSRDAIERLGFRLDGVLRAYARHANGVLDDAVCYSLLAHEWPAARLRLRDRVARHLP, from the coding sequence ATGTGGATCGACCCCGGGCTGACGCTCAGCGGGACACTCGTGCGCCTGGAGCCCCTGTCGACCGCCCATCTCGACGGCCTGGTGGAGGCGGTGCGCGACGGCGACCTCGGCCACCGGCTGTGGTGGACGTCGACGCCGACGCCTGAGAGCATGGCCGCCGACATCGCCACGAAACTGGCGGCCCGCGACGCCGGGACGATGGTCCCCTTCGCCTGCGTACGTCTGGCCGACTCGCAGATCCTCGGCGTCACCACCTACTACGACCTGGATCCGCGGGTCCCGCGCCTGGAGATCGGCTACACGTGGACGCGGGCCTCGGCCCAGGGCTCGGGCACCAACGCCGACTCGAAGCTGCTGCTCATCGAGTACGCGATGGAGCAGCTCGGGTGCCAGCGGGTGGGACTTCGCACCAAGTGGACCAATCAGCAGTCCCGCGACGCGATCGAGCGGCTCGGATTCCGTCTCGACGGGGTGCTGAGGGCCTACGCCCGGCACGCCAACGGGGTGCTGGACGACGCCGTGTGCTACTCCCTGCTGGCCCACGAGTGGCCGGCGGCCAGGCTGAGACTCCGGGACCGGGTGGCCCGCCACCTGCCCTGA
- a CDS encoding Fpg/Nei family DNA glycosylase, whose product MPEGHVIHRLADELTGVFAPGPVAVSSPQGRFSVEAAHLDGTVLAGAEAWGKHLFVDFRAPGAHWVHIHLGLIGRLTVGPVSPVQGQVRLRIENAGSVADLRGPQWCRLLTDEERQAVLATVGADPIREDADPDRAWRAVHRSTRAIAVLLMDQGITAGVGNIYRAEVLFRARLDPLTPGNRLTRATWNGIWEDLVTLMRRGVADGRIDTVAPEHTPEAMGRAPRVDRHGGEVYVYRRRGQPCLVCGTAVRETDLGGRHLFWCPRCQRRHR is encoded by the coding sequence TTGCCCGAGGGGCACGTCATCCATCGGCTCGCCGACGAGCTCACCGGCGTCTTCGCGCCGGGCCCGGTCGCCGTCAGCTCCCCCCAGGGACGGTTCTCGGTGGAGGCGGCCCACCTCGACGGCACCGTCCTGGCAGGGGCCGAGGCCTGGGGCAAGCACCTCTTCGTCGACTTCCGCGCCCCCGGCGCCCACTGGGTGCACATCCACCTGGGGCTCATCGGAAGGCTCACCGTCGGGCCGGTCAGCCCGGTGCAGGGGCAGGTGAGGCTGCGGATCGAGAACGCCGGATCGGTGGCGGACCTGCGCGGGCCGCAGTGGTGCCGGCTGCTCACCGACGAGGAGCGGCAGGCCGTGCTGGCCACCGTCGGCGCCGACCCGATCCGCGAAGACGCCGATCCCGACCGGGCGTGGCGGGCCGTCCACCGCAGTACTCGCGCCATCGCGGTGCTCCTGATGGACCAGGGGATCACCGCAGGGGTCGGCAACATCTACCGCGCCGAGGTGCTGTTCCGGGCCCGGCTCGATCCGCTGACCCCGGGCAATCGGCTCACCCGCGCCACCTGGAACGGGATCTGGGAAGACCTCGTCACGCTGATGCGCCGGGGGGTCGCCGACGGCCGCATCGACACCGTCGCCCCCGAGCACACCCCCGAGGCGATGGGACGGGCCCCGAGGGTCGACCGGCACGGCGGAGAGGTGTACGTCTACCGGCGCCGGGGCCAGCCGTGCCTGGTGTGCGGCACCGCGGTCCGCGAGACCGACCTGGGAGGACGCCACCTGTTCTGGTGCCCCCGTTGCCAGCGGAGGCACCGATGA
- the ligA gene encoding NAD-dependent DNA ligase LigA, whose amino-acid sequence MSPEESEPQRRWSDLVDRIEAAQQAYYGEDQPTISDAEYDRLMIELQQLEDANPSLRTPESPTQRVGAPQRITDFAPVEHIERLLSLDDVFSVEELEAWIARAGAEVGTVRYLCELKIDGLAIDLVYRRGRLVSGATRGDGRVGEDVTGNVRTISAIPQRLTGDDVPELLEVRGEVFFPVADFEDLNAHLVEVGKPPFANPRNAAAGSLRQKDPRITADRPLSMICHGLGRVEGYDFPSQGRAYDKLAEWGLPVSPYYKLVDSRPEVLAFIEHWGDHRDEASHQIDGVVVKIDDISVQRRLGATSRAPRWAVAYKYPPEEVNTRLLDIQVNVGRTGRVTPFGVMEPVTVAGSTVEMATLHNAFEVKRKGVLIGDTVVLRKAGDVIPEILGPVVGLRDGTEREFVMPRVCPSCGTTLAYEKDGDKDLRCPNSRSCPSQQRERVFSLASRGALDIEALGWEAAIALTDPEYSRPDPGDVAGEMPEPQTPVLSSEAGLFDLTADDVKDVAVWRRRKVKGEPGPWQRELYFWTRPTAKKPSVPSATTKKMFDELGKARSQPLWRVLVALSIRHVGPTAARALAGRFGSVQAIRDASVEDLAETDGVGRVIAESVLDWFTVDWHREIVERWAAAGVRMADDVADGPAAVLEGLTIVVTGSLEGFSRDEAKEAILSRGGKAAGSVSKKTDYVVVGANAGSKETKARDLGRPILDEAGFRHLLDNGPQGVPTVG is encoded by the coding sequence ATGAGCCCCGAGGAGTCCGAGCCGCAGCGACGCTGGAGCGATCTGGTCGACCGCATCGAGGCCGCCCAGCAGGCCTACTACGGCGAGGACCAGCCGACGATCTCCGACGCCGAGTATGACCGGCTCATGATCGAGCTGCAGCAGCTGGAGGACGCCAACCCCTCCCTGCGCACCCCCGAGTCGCCCACCCAGCGGGTCGGCGCCCCGCAGCGGATCACCGACTTCGCCCCCGTCGAGCACATCGAACGGCTGCTCAGCCTCGACGACGTCTTCAGCGTCGAGGAGCTGGAGGCCTGGATCGCCCGGGCCGGCGCGGAGGTCGGCACGGTCCGGTACCTGTGCGAACTCAAGATCGACGGCCTGGCCATCGATCTGGTCTACCGCCGCGGACGGCTGGTGAGCGGGGCCACCCGCGGCGACGGCCGGGTGGGGGAGGACGTCACCGGCAATGTGCGCACCATCTCTGCGATCCCGCAGCGGCTGACCGGCGACGACGTGCCCGAGCTGCTCGAGGTGCGCGGCGAGGTGTTCTTCCCCGTCGCCGATTTCGAGGACCTCAACGCCCACCTGGTGGAGGTCGGCAAGCCTCCCTTCGCCAATCCGCGCAACGCGGCCGCCGGCTCGCTGCGCCAGAAGGATCCGCGGATCACCGCCGATCGTCCGCTGTCGATGATCTGCCACGGTCTGGGACGGGTGGAGGGCTACGACTTCCCCAGCCAGGGCAGGGCCTACGACAAGCTCGCCGAGTGGGGACTGCCCGTCTCCCCCTATTACAAGCTGGTCGACAGCCGGCCCGAGGTGCTCGCCTTCATCGAGCACTGGGGGGACCATCGCGACGAGGCCTCCCACCAGATCGACGGGGTGGTCGTCAAGATCGACGACATCTCCGTCCAGCGCAGGCTCGGCGCCACCTCCCGGGCGCCCCGCTGGGCGGTGGCCTACAAGTACCCGCCCGAGGAGGTCAACACGAGGCTCCTCGACATCCAGGTCAACGTCGGACGCACCGGCCGGGTGACCCCCTTCGGGGTGATGGAACCCGTGACGGTGGCCGGTTCCACGGTGGAGATGGCCACCCTGCACAACGCCTTCGAGGTGAAGCGCAAGGGGGTGCTGATCGGCGACACCGTCGTGCTGCGCAAGGCCGGAGACGTCATCCCCGAGATCCTCGGCCCGGTGGTGGGGCTGCGCGACGGCACCGAGCGGGAGTTCGTGATGCCCCGGGTCTGCCCCTCCTGCGGTACGACACTGGCCTACGAGAAGGACGGCGACAAGGACCTGCGCTGCCCCAACTCCCGATCCTGCCCCTCCCAGCAGCGGGAGCGGGTGTTCTCCCTGGCGAGTCGGGGAGCCCTGGACATCGAGGCTCTCGGTTGGGAGGCGGCCATCGCCCTCACCGATCCCGAGTACTCCCGCCCCGACCCCGGCGACGTCGCCGGCGAGATGCCCGAGCCGCAGACACCGGTGCTGTCCAGCGAGGCCGGACTGTTCGACCTGACCGCCGACGACGTCAAGGACGTGGCGGTGTGGCGGCGTCGCAAGGTCAAGGGGGAGCCCGGGCCCTGGCAGCGCGAGCTGTACTTCTGGACTAGGCCCACCGCCAAGAAGCCGTCGGTGCCCAGTGCCACCACCAAGAAGATGTTCGACGAGCTGGGCAAGGCGCGCAGCCAGCCGCTGTGGCGGGTGCTCGTGGCACTGTCGATCCGTCACGTCGGCCCTACCGCGGCCCGCGCCCTGGCCGGCCGGTTCGGCTCGGTTCAGGCGATCCGCGACGCCTCGGTCGAGGATCTCGCCGAGACCGACGGGGTCGGCCGGGTGATCGCCGAGTCGGTGCTCGACTGGTTCACCGTCGACTGGCACCGCGAGATCGTCGAGCGCTGGGCCGCCGCCGGGGTGAGGATGGCCGACGACGTCGCCGACGGCCCGGCCGCCGTCCTGGAGGGGCTGACGATCGTGGTCACCGGATCCCTGGAGGGATTCAGCCGCGACGAGGCCAAGGAGGCCATCCTGTCGCGCGGTGGCAAGGCTGCAGGATCGGTGTCGAAGAAGACCGACTACGTCGTGGTGGGCGCCAACGCCGGGTCGAAGGAGACGAAGGCCCGGGATCTGGGCCGCCCGATCCTCGACGAGGCCGGATTCCGCCACCTCCTGGACAACGGACCCCAGGGGGTGCCGACGGTCGGGTGA
- a CDS encoding GNAT family N-acetyltransferase, protein MSQIQQSPELPEPYRLARVVADGRLTDELANVSRAVNLGFHMAEPDADFLAHYAVHVAGERLWAVHSPEPEHELPGLPVATLASYDSTVNTGHGHLEPADFITDVTVRPTHRRRGLLRGLITHDLAVARESGHSMAALTATEGAIYGRFGFGVSSQDQRIEVVSDGRFTLAHEPEGSVEMVGSGAIDEVRREVFDAFHRSHRGSHGRLDWWVEFAAGRWNYESQKPNRRLRSAIHRDAAGRPDGVVSYEVAESFGSTLTVRDMEAVTTEAELALWEFLASIDLVTRIKGSKINPSTPLPWAVRDPRLVKFTGNADLTWLRILDVPKALSVRGWDSAGSVTLRVIDPLGWCSGSYRIDVSEPGAPAEVTRVGDQDVATLDISSLGSLYFGTVRAEALAGARRLRGTPDQVRDVARLFATDDTPHNLTEF, encoded by the coding sequence ATGTCGCAGATCCAGCAGAGCCCTGAACTGCCCGAGCCCTACCGGCTGGCCCGTGTCGTCGCCGACGGCCGGCTCACCGACGAGCTGGCGAACGTGTCGCGTGCGGTGAATCTCGGATTCCACATGGCCGAACCCGATGCCGACTTCCTCGCCCACTACGCCGTTCATGTGGCCGGGGAACGGCTGTGGGCGGTGCACTCGCCCGAACCCGAACATGAGTTGCCGGGTCTGCCGGTGGCCACCCTGGCCAGCTACGACTCCACGGTCAACACCGGTCACGGCCATCTGGAGCCGGCCGACTTCATCACCGACGTCACGGTCCGCCCGACCCACCGCCGCCGCGGGCTTCTGCGCGGGCTCATCACCCATGATCTGGCGGTGGCCCGGGAGTCCGGGCACTCGATGGCCGCCCTCACCGCCACCGAGGGGGCCATCTACGGGCGCTTCGGATTCGGGGTCTCCAGCCAGGACCAGCGGATCGAGGTGGTCAGCGACGGACGATTCACCCTGGCCCACGAGCCGGAGGGGTCGGTGGAGATGGTCGGTTCCGGCGCCATCGACGAGGTGCGGCGCGAGGTCTTCGATGCCTTCCACCGCTCGCACCGCGGCTCCCACGGCCGGCTCGACTGGTGGGTGGAGTTTGCCGCGGGCCGCTGGAACTACGAGTCCCAGAAGCCGAACCGCCGGCTCCGCTCCGCGATCCATCGAGACGCCGCCGGCCGGCCCGACGGGGTGGTCTCCTACGAGGTGGCCGAGAGCTTCGGGTCGACGCTGACGGTCCGCGACATGGAAGCGGTCACCACCGAGGCCGAGCTGGCGCTGTGGGAGTTCCTCGCCTCGATCGATCTGGTCACCAGGATCAAGGGCTCGAAGATCAATCCGTCGACGCCGCTTCCCTGGGCGGTCCGCGACCCCCGGCTGGTGAAGTTCACCGGCAATGCCGATCTCACCTGGCTGCGGATCCTCGACGTCCCCAAGGCCCTGTCGGTGCGCGGCTGGGACAGTGCCGGCTCGGTGACCCTGCGCGTCATCGATCCACTGGGCTGGTGTTCCGGCAGCTACCGCATCGACGTCTCCGAGCCCGGGGCCCCCGCCGAGGTGACGAGGGTCGGCGACCAAGACGTGGCCACCCTGGACATCTCCTCCCTGGGGTCGCTGTACTTCGGAACCGTCCGCGCCGAGGCGCTGGCCGGGGCCCGTCGGCTGCGCGGCACCCCCGATCAGGTCCGCGACGTGGCCCGTCTCTTCGCCACCGACGACACCCCCCACAACCTCACGGAGTTCTGA
- a CDS encoding ribose-5-phosphate isomerase encodes MSFSPTHVHIATDHAAFELKEYLKEQLLAAGYDVVDHGATEYDPEDDYPKPCITCARAVVDEPGSLGIVCGGSGNGEQIAANKVAGIRAALVYSDEIAKLAREHNNANIISLGGRMQPVEEAWKWVQTFLSTPFSEAERHQRRIDQLATWEKNGEI; translated from the coding sequence ATGAGTTTCTCACCGACACATGTTCATATCGCCACCGATCACGCCGCCTTCGAACTGAAGGAGTACCTCAAGGAGCAGCTCCTGGCGGCCGGCTACGACGTCGTGGACCACGGGGCGACCGAATACGACCCCGAGGACGACTACCCGAAGCCCTGCATCACCTGCGCCCGCGCGGTCGTCGATGAGCCCGGCTCCCTGGGAATCGTCTGCGGGGGTTCCGGCAACGGCGAGCAGATCGCGGCGAACAAGGTGGCCGGGATCCGCGCCGCCCTGGTCTACAGCGACGAGATCGCCAAGCTCGCCCGCGAGCACAACAACGCCAACATCATCTCCCTGGGCGGGCGCATGCAGCCCGTCGAGGAGGCCTGGAAGTGGGTACAGACGTTCCTGTCCACCCCCTTTTCCGAGGCCGAGCGTCACCAGCGCCGCATCGACCAGCTCGCCACCTGGGAGAAGAATGGGGAGATCTGA